A single Candidatus Rubidus massiliensis DNA region contains:
- the menB gene encoding 1,4-Dihydroxy-2-naphthoyl-CoA synthase: MSVTLEHQWMSVKSYQDIKLEKNEEGIAKITINRPEVRNAFRPLTVMELQNAFDICRNDSSVGVIILTGEGEKAFCSGGDQKIRGDEGYLGDDGIPRLNVLDLQKQIRSLPKPVIAMVAGYAIGGGHVLHLVCDLTIAADNARFGQTGPKVGSFDGGLGSSYLARIVGQKKAREIWFLCRQYDAKQALEMGLVNHVVPLSDLEKETLQWCREILQHSPLSLRCLKAAMNADCDGQIGLLDLAGNATLMYYMTEEAQEGKNAFLEKRKPDFSQFERLP, translated from the coding sequence ATGTCAGTCACACTTGAACATCAATGGATGTCAGTAAAAAGTTATCAAGATATTAAGTTAGAGAAAAATGAAGAAGGAATTGCCAAAATTACGATCAATCGTCCTGAAGTGCGCAATGCTTTTCGACCTTTAACTGTTATGGAGTTACAAAACGCTTTTGATATCTGCCGAAATGATTCATCTGTTGGAGTTATTATTTTAACAGGAGAAGGTGAAAAAGCTTTTTGTTCTGGTGGTGATCAAAAAATAAGGGGCGATGAAGGGTATTTAGGGGATGATGGAATACCACGTCTTAATGTTTTAGATTTACAAAAACAAATTCGCTCTTTACCAAAACCAGTCATTGCTATGGTAGCGGGTTACGCAATAGGGGGAGGCCATGTTTTACATTTGGTTTGCGATTTAACAATTGCTGCCGATAATGCAAGATTTGGACAAACAGGGCCAAAAGTTGGATCATTCGATGGGGGGCTTGGAAGTAGTTATCTCGCTCGAATTGTTGGACAAAAAAAGGCTCGTGAAATTTGGTTTTTATGCCGTCAATATGATGCAAAACAAGCCTTAGAAATGGGACTTGTCAACCATGTTGTTCCTTTATCAGACTTGGAAAAAGAAACTTTACAGTGGTGTCGAGAAATTTTACAGCATTCTCCTTTATCTCTTCGTTGTTTAAAGGCTGCTATGAATGCTGATTGCGATGGACAAATTGGTTTACTCGATTTAGCTGGCAACGCAACTTTAATGTATTATATGACTGAAGAAGCGCAAGAAGGCAAAAATGCGTTTTTAGAAAAAAGAAAACCTGATTTTTCCCAATTTGAAAGATTACCATGA
- the entC gene encoding Isochorismate synthase EntC, with translation MINSKKEYLLKKSFWDEFLSSGCLLQNTKNQLLLGCGSFQILEKHDPCKISFYFPDFFLEEKKPWFLFEKTFLVEKQVFLECLPKKLKSSQALTWNLNGKQNYQKAFNDGKKAFETNLLKKIVLYVYEMCSSFSSNKLPFLIEKALNKQNSFSYGLWDKTSGMIGATPELLFYYSSLKKSVETVACAGTKSVEINESDFLTHAKDRIEHDFVVKGIVDAFKDYATIKQNPLEIKKCGSIQHLFTKFSLTLQKGLSFEKIVKLLHPTPALGTYPKEIGFDLLKKYNKEMPRYRYGAPCGYYDPLSGDGLCYVAIRNTQWFKEKAYIFAGGGIVENSEFEEEWQEILLKLETIKTNLSL, from the coding sequence ATGATCAACTCTAAAAAAGAGTATTTGCTCAAAAAAAGTTTTTGGGATGAGTTTTTATCCTCAGGTTGTTTATTGCAAAATACTAAAAATCAGTTGTTGCTAGGTTGTGGTTCTTTTCAAATTTTGGAAAAACACGACCCTTGCAAAATCAGTTTTTATTTTCCTGATTTTTTTTTGGAGGAAAAAAAACCATGGTTTCTGTTTGAGAAAACATTTCTTGTAGAAAAGCAAGTTTTTCTTGAATGTTTACCAAAAAAGTTGAAGTCTTCGCAGGCTTTAACATGGAATTTGAATGGGAAGCAAAATTATCAAAAAGCTTTTAATGATGGTAAAAAAGCATTTGAAACAAATCTGTTAAAAAAAATTGTTCTTTATGTTTATGAAATGTGTTCATCCTTTTCAAGCAATAAATTGCCATTTTTAATTGAAAAGGCTTTAAATAAACAGAATTCTTTTAGCTATGGTTTGTGGGATAAAACAAGCGGAATGATCGGGGCAACACCTGAACTTCTTTTTTATTATTCTTCTCTTAAAAAAAGTGTAGAGACTGTAGCTTGCGCTGGTACTAAATCTGTTGAAATAAACGAATCAGATTTTTTAACTCATGCTAAGGATCGAATTGAACATGATTTTGTGGTCAAAGGCATTGTGGATGCATTTAAAGATTATGCAACTATTAAGCAAAATCCACTTGAGATAAAAAAATGTGGGAGTATTCAACATTTATTTACAAAATTTTCTTTAACCTTACAAAAAGGGCTTTCGTTTGAAAAAATTGTTAAGCTGTTGCATCCAACACCGGCGCTTGGTACTTATCCGAAAGAGATTGGTTTTGACTTATTGAAAAAATATAATAAAGAAATGCCAAGATATAGATATGGAGCACCATGCGGTTACTATGATCCTTTATCTGGAGATGGACTATGTTACGTTGCAATAAGAAATACACAATGGTTTAAAGAGAAAGCCTACATTTTTGCTGGAGGGGGAATCGTTGAAAATAGTGAGTTTGAAGAAGAATGGCAAGAAATCCTTTTGAAATTAGAAACGATTAAAACAAATTTATCTTTATGA
- the menD gene encoding 2-succinyl-5-enolpyruvyl-6-hydroxy-3-cyclohexene-1-carboxylate synthase — MNLLVEENQLIVKHVLQNLCDSGIEEIVICPGGRNAPFVSALDQTSFFKVWYWSEERSAAFFAIGRIKATNKPVAIITTSGSAVAELFPAVMESFYSNLPLLCLTADRPKEMRGTGAPQTVNQYNIFGVYTPFFKDVEEEEFTLKDWDLTKPAHLNICLSEPLELDFEPFKINIAKVEKPKKKYLYSLEIEKFFERNSYPFVIVSHIPFSAIHSVCQFLKNLKAPLYLEASSQLREHPDLQQFRIHFSENLLEEALANQYPIDSILRIGGVPTLKFWRVLNKLKGKFDLLSIDVKEFPGITWGNHIQYALDRLHEIQISTFFDFTNWSKRNLENVNFLYQLMKEEPLAEPSLIHSLSKKIAEQSIVYLGNSLPIREWDGFANSLYKNSTYYSSRGVNGIDGQLSTFLGLTNPLKNNWGIFGDLTVLYDMAAPWIIKQLPETIFSLAIINNGGGKIFERMHASKSMLNSHDYQFEQFAKMWNLSYEKCNCLPNTLACGKPHVLEIIPDNDSTTIFWKKWLAFIKQN; from the coding sequence ATGAACCTTCTCGTCGAAGAAAACCAATTAATTGTTAAGCATGTTTTGCAAAATCTATGTGATAGTGGCATAGAAGAAATAGTAATTTGTCCAGGTGGGAGAAATGCTCCTTTTGTAAGTGCTTTAGATCAAACTAGTTTTTTTAAAGTTTGGTATTGGTCCGAAGAAAGATCGGCAGCATTTTTTGCCATTGGCAGAATTAAAGCTACCAATAAACCGGTTGCTATCATTACAACTTCAGGATCTGCAGTAGCTGAATTATTCCCAGCTGTAATGGAAAGCTTTTACTCTAATTTACCCCTTCTTTGCCTCACTGCTGATAGACCAAAAGAGATGAGAGGTACAGGGGCACCTCAAACTGTTAATCAATACAATATTTTTGGCGTGTATACACCATTTTTTAAAGATGTTGAAGAAGAGGAATTTACACTGAAAGATTGGGATTTAACAAAACCTGCGCATCTTAATATTTGCTTAAGTGAACCGTTAGAGCTGGACTTTGAGCCTTTTAAAATTAATATTGCAAAGGTTGAAAAACCGAAAAAAAAATATTTGTATTCTTTGGAAATAGAAAAATTTTTTGAAAGAAATTCTTATCCTTTTGTCATTGTAAGTCATATTCCGTTTTCGGCTATTCATTCTGTATGCCAATTTCTAAAAAACTTAAAGGCTCCCCTATATTTAGAGGCTAGTTCACAACTTAGGGAGCACCCTGACTTACAACAATTTCGAATCCATTTTTCTGAAAACTTGTTGGAAGAAGCTTTAGCAAACCAATATCCGATTGACTCAATTTTGCGAATAGGGGGAGTTCCAACCCTTAAATTTTGGAGGGTTTTAAATAAGCTAAAAGGAAAATTTGATCTTTTGTCAATAGATGTAAAGGAGTTTCCAGGAATTACTTGGGGAAACCATATACAATATGCCTTAGATCGTTTGCATGAGATCCAAATTTCTACATTTTTTGATTTTACTAATTGGAGTAAAAGAAATTTAGAAAATGTTAATTTTTTATATCAATTAATGAAGGAAGAACCATTAGCTGAGCCAAGCCTTATTCATTCCTTATCAAAAAAAATTGCCGAGCAATCGATTGTTTATTTAGGCAATAGTTTACCCATAAGAGAATGGGATGGCTTTGCGAATAGTTTGTATAAAAATAGCACCTATTATTCTTCAAGAGGTGTCAATGGAATTGATGGGCAATTGTCTACTTTTTTAGGTCTTACAAACCCTTTAAAAAACAATTGGGGAATATTTGGAGATCTTACAGTACTATATGATATGGCAGCGCCCTGGATTATAAAACAGTTGCCAGAAACCATTTTTAGTTTGGCGATTATTAATAATGGTGGAGGTAAAATTTTTGAAAGGATGCATGCTAGCAAAAGTATGCTAAATTCCCATGATTATCAATTTGAACAATTTGCCAAAATGTGGAATTTATCTTATGAAAAGTGCAACTGTTTACCTAACACACTTGCCTGCGGGAAACCACATGTTTTAGAAATAATACCTGATAATGACTCAACAACTATATTTTGGAAAAAATGGTTAGCTTTCATCAAACAAAACTAA
- a CDS encoding L-alanine-DL-glutamate epimerase of enolase superfamily protein, translated as MDQSSYLTCAYAPYELVSNGVIKSYQNYSVRKGALLRFTFAPDCIGYADCHPWQELNDLCLDDQLTNLKQKKITLLLAQSIQFAKLDAMARQNKTNLLEGLPLPKGHFLLTVLNEKSYLIIQDKLQEGFTDFKIKLGKDIEHETNWLIRILLDYDIKVALDFNCHLTKEQFLVFLKKISSVREKIYFFEDPFEGCEREDQTDYGIDKCVLQTINKHKNSVAVFKPAIQPLQTFQKEISNRNIMVTSYLDHPFGQVCAAYYTALLFKQNPKHCLKHGLLTHYCYLENDFSRHLVQKGPNFTPPKGTGFGFDEELQKLSWQLL; from the coding sequence ATGGATCAGTCTTCTTATTTAACTTGTGCTTACGCTCCTTATGAACTTGTAAGTAATGGTGTTATCAAAAGTTATCAAAATTATTCTGTAAGAAAAGGGGCGCTTTTGCGTTTTACTTTTGCACCTGATTGTATAGGGTATGCTGATTGTCATCCTTGGCAAGAACTTAACGATCTTTGTTTAGATGATCAATTGACAAACTTAAAACAAAAAAAAATAACCCTTTTATTAGCTCAATCTATCCAGTTTGCAAAACTCGATGCAATGGCAAGGCAGAATAAAACCAATCTATTAGAGGGATTGCCTTTACCAAAAGGTCATTTTCTTCTAACTGTTTTGAACGAAAAGAGCTATTTGATTATTCAAGATAAACTTCAAGAGGGGTTTACCGATTTTAAAATAAAGCTTGGCAAAGATATTGAACATGAAACCAATTGGTTAATAAGAATACTTCTAGATTATGATATTAAAGTAGCTCTTGATTTCAATTGCCATCTAACAAAAGAGCAATTTTTGGTTTTTCTTAAAAAAATTAGTTCTGTTAGGGAAAAGATCTATTTTTTTGAAGATCCATTTGAAGGTTGTGAAAGGGAAGATCAAACAGATTATGGAATTGATAAATGTGTTTTACAAACCATAAATAAGCATAAAAATAGTGTGGCCGTTTTCAAACCAGCTATTCAACCCTTGCAAACCTTTCAAAAAGAGATCTCTAATCGCAATATTATGGTCACATCTTATCTGGACCATCCTTTTGGTCAAGTTTGCGCTGCTTATTACACGGCTTTACTTTTTAAACAAAATCCAAAACATTGTTTAAAACACGGCCTTTTAACCCATTATTGCTATTTAGAAAATGACTTTAGCCGCCATTTAGTCCAAAAAGGACCTAATTTTACTCCACCAAAAGGGACGGGTTTTGGTTTTGATGAAGAACTGCAAAAGCTTTCCTGGCAACTATTATGA
- the menE gene encoding 2-succinylbenzoate--CoA ligase: MTINIDWTSEETHVLFNPRLPHKELEIIRRYELKLNSYKGMIWVMTSGVTQTQKSLKFVGLTKRAFLCSAQGVVKHLSINSHDRILNPLPLFHVGGLGTMARAYISGCQIFHQEEWRLEEFVRQLTEKQITITSLVPTHVYDIVERQISSPSSLRIAVVGGGAISSQLVEAAKQLGWPICPSYGLTEASSQVATAIPNKNELILLPHMQAKVNEEGFISLKSTSLLDLYAYLSETDVNFMDPKQEGWLITEDRGIIEGSIVKIKGRNSDFVKIGGENVILPILQSKFNDVRMRLGYLQEGVIIAVPNQRIGHEIQLIVEGEKSDQLEKVLKKFHDLVSPYEKIRAIHFVPNLPKSPLGKVLLGQLKQLIG, from the coding sequence ATGACAATAAATATTGACTGGACATCTGAAGAAACACATGTCTTATTTAATCCCCGTTTACCTCATAAAGAACTTGAGATTATCAGACGTTATGAACTTAAGCTTAACTCTTATAAAGGAATGATATGGGTTATGACTTCGGGAGTAACCCAAACACAAAAAAGTTTAAAATTTGTCGGTTTGACTAAACGGGCTTTTTTATGTTCAGCACAAGGTGTAGTCAAGCATTTATCGATTAATAGTCATGATCGGATCTTAAATCCATTGCCATTATTTCATGTAGGTGGGCTTGGAACAATGGCTAGAGCCTATATTTCAGGTTGTCAAATTTTTCATCAAGAAGAATGGAGGTTAGAGGAATTTGTAAGGCAACTTACTGAAAAGCAAATTACAATCACTTCTTTAGTGCCAACTCATGTATATGACATTGTTGAAAGGCAAATTTCTTCTCCCTCAAGTTTAAGAATAGCGGTGGTTGGTGGTGGTGCCATTTCATCGCAATTGGTGGAAGCTGCTAAACAGTTAGGATGGCCAATTTGTCCAAGTTATGGCTTAACAGAGGCAAGTTCTCAAGTAGCAACGGCAATCCCTAATAAAAATGAGTTAATTCTTTTGCCTCATATGCAAGCAAAAGTTAATGAAGAGGGTTTTATCAGTTTAAAAAGCACAAGCTTGTTAGATCTGTATGCTTATCTTAGTGAAACAGATGTAAATTTTATGGATCCTAAACAGGAAGGGTGGCTAATTACTGAAGATCGAGGAATTATTGAAGGAAGTATCGTCAAAATAAAAGGGAGAAATAGTGATTTTGTAAAGATTGGAGGGGAAAATGTCATTCTTCCCATTTTGCAAAGTAAATTTAACGATGTCAGAATGCGACTTGGCTATTTACAAGAAGGGGTAATTATTGCTGTTCCAAACCAACGCATAGGTCATGAGATACAACTAATAGTGGAAGGGGAAAAATCGGATCAACTTGAAAAAGTTTTAAAAAAATTTCATGATCTGGTTAGCCCTTATGAAAAAATAAGAGCCATTCATTTTGTTCCAAATCTTCCAAAATCGCCGCTTGGTAAAGTATTACTTGGTCAATTAAAACAACTTATTGGTTAA
- the menA gene encoding 1,4-dihydroxy-2-naphthoate octaprenyltransferase: MNTAELSQPNKFKAWLLAARPKTLATGFIPVWTATWTAYVQGFAINWFLAFCAAMVGVWITIGTNLFNDAIDFKKGSDTNERLGPDRVTQKGWLSFNEVMLGGLISFVIAEFFGAPLILAAGLPLLFLMIASPICGFCYTGGPFPLAYYGFGELFVMMFYGFAATLSSYYVQTGQVNTLIFVEALQFGCLACNVITTNNLRDIEGDQKSEKKTLVARFGKTFARIVITVNAIIPFILMSYWYKEGYSLSAFMSAILIPAVAIYLYKIWTTSPSRIYNKFLALAAAIQLLFGIILWISLLI; this comes from the coding sequence ATGAATACAGCAGAATTATCACAACCGAATAAATTTAAAGCCTGGCTACTTGCAGCTAGGCCTAAAACATTAGCAACAGGCTTTATTCCTGTATGGACGGCTACATGGACAGCGTATGTACAAGGATTTGCTATTAATTGGTTTTTAGCTTTTTGTGCAGCTATGGTTGGTGTTTGGATAACAATCGGTACAAATCTTTTTAACGATGCAATCGATTTTAAAAAAGGCTCTGATACCAATGAACGTTTAGGGCCTGATCGAGTTACGCAAAAAGGGTGGCTGTCTTTTAATGAAGTGATGTTAGGAGGACTAATTAGCTTTGTAATAGCTGAATTTTTCGGTGCACCATTAATACTTGCTGCAGGCTTGCCTTTACTTTTTTTAATGATAGCTTCTCCCATTTGTGGTTTTTGTTATACGGGGGGGCCTTTTCCCTTAGCCTATTATGGTTTTGGTGAACTATTCGTAATGATGTTTTATGGTTTTGCAGCCACGTTGTCGAGCTATTATGTTCAGACCGGACAAGTCAATACGCTTATTTTTGTAGAAGCCTTACAGTTCGGATGTCTTGCTTGCAATGTTATAACAACAAATAATTTAAGAGATATTGAAGGGGATCAAAAAAGTGAAAAAAAAACCTTAGTTGCTCGCTTTGGTAAAACCTTTGCAAGAATTGTAATTACAGTCAACGCGATTATACCTTTCATCCTTATGAGCTATTGGTATAAAGAAGGGTATTCTTTAAGCGCATTCATGAGTGCAATACTAATCCCAGCTGTGGCTATTTATCTTTATAAAATTTGGACAACAAGTCCAAGTCGTATTTATAACAAATTTTTAGCATTAGCTGCAGCCATTCAACTGTTATTTGGAATTATTTTATGGATCAGTCTTCTTATTTAA
- the yfmJ gene encoding Putative NADP-dependent oxidoreductase YfmJ, giving the protein MHANREIVLVSRPTGMANAENFAIVDAPMPTIHEGEVLLETQYLSVDPYMRGRMNDRPSYILPFQLNKPITGGIVGKVVESKVPSIKVGDYYSGFLNWADYNVAKQNEIQKVDPNLAPLSTFLGTLGMPGLTAYFGLLEIGKPQDGETVVISGAAGAVGLTVGQIAKIKGCRVVGIAGSDDKIKTLLDFGFDAAVNYKSPHFKEELKKACPNGVDIYFDNVGGSITDLVLQMINKFARIVICGQISMYNQEKIDTGPRNFSILLTRSALAQGFIIADYAKRFTEGQKFLSEWVKNEKLKSKETVTTGLENAPKAFIGLFKGENTGKQIVKVK; this is encoded by the coding sequence ATGCACGCAAATCGGGAAATTGTTTTAGTTTCAAGACCTACTGGAATGGCAAATGCAGAAAATTTTGCAATTGTTGACGCGCCTATGCCAACGATTCATGAAGGGGAAGTGTTGTTAGAAACTCAATATTTATCAGTAGATCCTTATATGCGAGGACGGATGAATGATCGTCCATCTTATATTCTTCCTTTCCAGTTAAATAAACCGATCACTGGAGGAATAGTTGGAAAAGTAGTGGAGTCTAAAGTACCTTCCATAAAGGTAGGAGACTATTATTCTGGTTTTCTTAATTGGGCAGATTATAATGTGGCAAAGCAAAATGAAATACAAAAAGTTGACCCTAATTTAGCCCCTCTTTCAACATTTCTTGGGACTTTAGGAATGCCAGGTTTGACAGCTTACTTTGGTTTATTAGAAATTGGCAAACCACAGGATGGAGAAACGGTAGTCATATCTGGAGCGGCCGGTGCTGTTGGATTAACTGTTGGACAAATTGCAAAGATAAAAGGATGTAGGGTTGTTGGTATTGCAGGAAGTGATGACAAAATCAAGACTTTACTAGATTTTGGATTTGATGCCGCCGTTAATTACAAAAGCCCTCATTTTAAAGAAGAACTAAAAAAAGCCTGTCCCAATGGAGTAGATATTTATTTTGATAATGTTGGCGGCAGCATTACTGATCTTGTATTACAAATGATTAATAAATTTGCAAGAATCGTGATTTGTGGCCAAATTTCCATGTATAATCAAGAAAAAATAGATACCGGCCCGAGAAACTTTAGTATTCTTTTAACTCGCAGTGCTTTAGCTCAAGGATTTATAATAGCAGACTATGCGAAGAGATTTACAGAAGGTCAGAAGTTTTTGAGCGAATGGGTAAAAAATGAAAAACTCAAATCAAAAGAGACAGTTACGACTGGCTTAGAAAATGCACCAAAAGCTTTTATTGGACTTTTCAAGGGGGAAAATACCGGGAAACAAATCGTAAAAGTTAAATAG
- the menH gene encoding 2-succinyl-6-hydroxy-2, 4-cyclohexadiene-1-carboxylate synthase, giving the protein MVSFHQTKLNLHVIHGFLGQPTDFDFVECENVTVIKHSIWDNMKDTCDFSSWSQNFIQKIEPGFNLLMGYSLGGRLSLHLLEMFPSYWKGAIFISTHPGIDCEKEKKDRYINDKKWADIWLKEDWTHALNQWNAQKVFKTTSKEQKKYEKTFNREWLAKALVNFSLSRQKNFKFFLESINIPLLWLVGQNDEKFVSLSEHLLFRNQHSSKIVVKDAGHRIHLDQQSLFTKILKNFIQEIEYVSHT; this is encoded by the coding sequence ATGGTTAGCTTTCATCAAACAAAACTAAATCTTCATGTTATTCATGGTTTTTTAGGACAACCAACAGACTTTGACTTTGTTGAATGTGAGAATGTTACAGTTATCAAACACTCTATTTGGGATAACATGAAAGATACTTGCGATTTTTCTAGCTGGTCTCAAAACTTTATTCAAAAAATAGAGCCTGGGTTTAATCTATTAATGGGGTATTCACTCGGAGGTAGACTTAGCTTACACTTACTTGAAATGTTTCCTTCTTACTGGAAAGGGGCTATTTTTATTTCTACCCATCCTGGAATAGATTGTGAAAAAGAAAAAAAAGATCGCTACATTAATGATAAAAAATGGGCAGATATATGGCTAAAAGAAGATTGGACTCATGCCTTAAATCAATGGAATGCCCAAAAAGTTTTTAAAACGACTTCTAAAGAACAAAAAAAATATGAAAAAACATTTAATAGAGAATGGCTAGCTAAAGCTTTAGTTAATTTTTCTTTAAGTCGTCAAAAAAACTTTAAGTTTTTTCTTGAATCAATAAATATACCTTTACTCTGGCTTGTGGGGCAAAACGATGAAAAATTTGTCTCGTTAAGTGAACATTTATTATTTCGCAACCAGCATTCATCAAAGATAGTGGTCAAAGATGCAGGTCACAGAATACATTTAGATCAACAGTCATTATTTACTAAGATACTTAAAAATTTTATACAGGAAATAGAGTATGTCAGTCACACTTGA
- a CDS encoding Sulfite exporter TauE/SafE, protein MDVTEWILFAIIGLIAGLIAGLIGIGGGIITVPALLFSFQYHHMPNDLVMKTAIGTSLGIMVFTAASASYFHYKNGNIVWKVFTLFAPGIAVGSIIGSLIADFLPSSQLKVFFAFFQICMGIYFILPIKPHSEETTIKSSYALTIAGVFIGIVSTLLGIGGGILIIPVLLKFKIPLKKAVGTSSFIVLLTAIIGSISFFLLGMSKEDSPTHFGYLYLPAFFVIGIISIFSAQMGANLAKRLQTSILRKVFGYSLIIIALFVLNQI, encoded by the coding sequence TTGGACGTAACAGAATGGATTCTTTTTGCCATTATTGGACTTATTGCTGGATTAATTGCAGGCTTGATAGGAATTGGGGGTGGAATCATTACAGTGCCAGCCCTTTTATTTTCTTTTCAATATCATCATATGCCAAATGATCTTGTTATGAAAACAGCTATTGGAACATCTCTTGGCATTATGGTATTTACCGCAGCCTCTGCCTCTTATTTTCACTATAAAAATGGAAATATTGTATGGAAGGTGTTTACTTTATTTGCTCCAGGAATAGCTGTTGGGTCAATTATTGGCTCATTAATCGCTGATTTTTTGCCAAGTTCTCAATTAAAAGTTTTTTTTGCTTTCTTTCAAATTTGTATGGGGATTTATTTCATCTTACCCATTAAGCCACATTCTGAAGAAACAACAATCAAATCTTCTTATGCATTAACTATTGCTGGAGTTTTTATAGGAATAGTTTCTACTTTACTTGGCATTGGAGGTGGGATTCTAATTATACCTGTACTTTTAAAATTTAAAATCCCCTTAAAAAAAGCAGTTGGCACATCTTCTTTTATTGTTTTACTAACAGCCATAATTGGCTCAATTTCATTTTTTTTACTCGGGATGAGTAAAGAAGATTCCCCTACTCATTTTGGCTATCTTTATTTACCAGCTTTTTTTGTCATTGGGATTATTTCTATCTTTTCCGCACAAATGGGAGCAAATCTTGCAAAACGTTTGCAAACATCCATTTTAAGAAAAGTTTTCGGCTATAGCTTAATAATTATTGCTCTATTCGTTTTAAATCAAATATAA